In Phycisphaerae bacterium, the DNA window ACGCAGCGCCGCCAGAAAATCGCGCCCCGGCGGCGAATTCGCATTTGCATTCAACGCCGGAAGGTTCGCGACCTCGCGCCGCTTCGATGCGACAATTTCATCGAGAATAGAACTCATGCGCCCGCCCTCCGCAGCTGATGCAACTTGGCCAGCGCCGCGCCGCTGCGGAGCGAAACACGAGCCTGCTCCAGGGCGGCACAAAGTGTCAACTCCCCGTCACTGGAAGCCAGAATAGCAGCGGCGGCGTTGAGGAGAACGATATCGCGGCGAGCATCCACGACCTCCCCCGCCAGGATGCCCCGCGTTACCCGCGCATTTTCCGCAGCATCGCCGCCGGCCAGCTCCTCCGCGCGGCAGCGCCGCAGCCCGACCGACTCGGGCTCCAGCGCCCCGCGCTTGATCTCCCCGCAATCCAGCCTCGCGAAAGTCGTCGTACCGGTAAGGGTCATTTCGTCCAGACCGTCGCCATGGAAGACCATCGCCCGCTCAACGCCCAACTCCCTCAGCGCATGCGCCATGGGCTCCACCAGCTCCGCGCGGAACACGCCCATCGCCTGCCGCCGCACGAATCCGGGATTCACCAGCGGCCCGAGCAGGTTGAACACCGTCTTGTGCCCGCGAGCGGACAAGCGCCGCCGGGCTTCCATCACGGCCGCCATTGCCGGATGAAACGCGGGCGCGGGGAGGAACACGACTCCCACTTCCCGCAGCAACCGCGACGCGGCATCGGCGTCCGTCGGGCCGGCGATCCCCAACGCCTTCAGGCAATCCGCGCTGCCGCAGCGGCTCGATACCGCCCGGTTGCCGTGCTTGACCACCGGAACGCCCGCACCGGCCACGACGAACGCGGCGGTCGTGGAGATGTTGAACGTGCCGCTGCGATCGCCGCCCGTGCCGCACAGATCGACGGCGTTTCGCGGAACCTCCGGAAGGCGAACGCATCGCTTGCGCAGCATCCGGGCCATGGATGCCAGTTCCCCGGCCTCCGGAATTCGACCGTTAAGCCTCTCCAGAAGCGCGACCTGATCCTCGACCGATGCGTCGACGTGCATCACGAGACGCAGCACGGCGAGGGCTTCCCCACTTCGGATGGCGGAAGTTGCCACGCGAGTATTCGTCGGGCTAAGCGGCATGGCGCACCTCCAACTCGTTGAGCAGATTGTGAATGAGTCGCGGACCGGAGGGCGTCAGCACGCTCTCCGGATGGAACTGCACCCCCCACACGGGCCGATGCCGGTGGCGGACAGCCATGACCTGCTCGCCATACGTCGCATCGACAACGAGCGAAGACGGAACAGAGTGTGCAATCAGCGAGTGATAGCGTCCGACCTGAATTGGATTCTCGACGCCCTGAAACAGTCCCGATTGACTGTGCTGGATCAGCGCGGGCTTGCCGTGCATGATTTCGCTGGCCGTCCCCACACGACCACCGAAATGATGAACGATGCATTGGTGTCCGAGGCACACGCCGAAAATGGGGACCACGCCGGCGAACTCCGCGAGCAGTGCGAGGCACAGCGTCGCGTCCTCGGGCGTCCCTGGGCCCGGCGAAAGAAGGAGCAGGTTCGGCGCCTGACGGCGGATCGTCGCCACCGCTTCGTGCTCCGGCCAGTTGCGACGAAAAACGTCGACCGTGCATCCGCAGCAGCGGAATTGATCCGCGAGGATATGCACGAACGAATCGTCGTTGTCGATTGCCAGCACGTATGGTTCAGCCGCCATGACTCGCCTCCTTCAACGCCTTGATGCAGGCGTCCAACTTCCGCTCCGTCTCCAGCCATTCGTTTTGCGCAATGCTGTCGGCCACGATTCCCGCCCCGGCCCGAAGGTACACGTGTCCGTCGAGCACGCGCATGGCGCGGATGATGATGGCCGTTTCGAGTTCTCCCGAAATGGAAAGGAAGCCCACGGCGCCCCCGAAGAAACCTCTTGCCGAGGATTCCAGCTCGGCAATGAGGCGCATGGCCTGCGGCTTGGGCGCTCCTGTGAGCGTGCCCATGTTCATCGTGGACACGTAGGCATCGAGCGCGTCGAACTCGTCGCGCAGTTCGCCGCGAATGCGCGAGAC includes these proteins:
- the trpD gene encoding anthranilate phosphoribosyltransferase, whose protein sequence is MPLSPTNTRVATSAIRSGEALAVLRLVMHVDASVEDQVALLERLNGRIPEAGELASMARMLRKRCVRLPEVPRNAVDLCGTGGDRSGTFNISTTAAFVVAGAGVPVVKHGNRAVSSRCGSADCLKALGIAGPTDADAASRLLREVGVVFLPAPAFHPAMAAVMEARRRLSARGHKTVFNLLGPLVNPGFVRRQAMGVFRAELVEPMAHALRELGVERAMVFHGDGLDEMTLTGTTTFARLDCGEIKRGALEPESVGLRRCRAEELAGGDAAENARVTRGILAGEVVDARRDIVLLNAAAAILASSDGELTLCAALEQARVSLRSGAALAKLHQLRRAGA
- a CDS encoding aminodeoxychorismate/anthranilate synthase component II translates to MAAEPYVLAIDNDDSFVHILADQFRCCGCTVDVFRRNWPEHEAVATIRRQAPNLLLLSPGPGTPEDATLCLALLAEFAGVVPIFGVCLGHQCIVHHFGGRVGTASEIMHGKPALIQHSQSGLFQGVENPIQVGRYHSLIAHSVPSSLVVDATYGEQVMAVRHRHRPVWGVQFHPESVLTPSGPRLIHNLLNELEVRHAA